One window of the Trifolium pratense cultivar HEN17-A07 linkage group LG2, ARS_RC_1.1, whole genome shotgun sequence genome contains the following:
- the LOC123905295 gene encoding uncharacterized protein LOC123905295, which translates to EELCAFSPHYNTVEAENDKCVKFESGLRPDIKHLIGFSQIRDFATLVDKCRICDDDGKAKTNYYKAMSDKRGKGQDRGKPYGDKGKKVVETSGGKKRGGGQCYKCGELGHKSYECPKKVDKCFNCGRLGHKSDVCQVKVTCFNCGEEGHKSPMCKKPKKTVGKVFALSGDDADQGDNLIRGMCFIYNTPLIAIIDTGATHSFISVDCMKRLSIPVSEMSGRMEIETPANGSVTTRLVCRDCPVTVFGRHFGMNLVCIQLSGIDVIFGMNWLIFNRVHINCCEKTVVFPKPEESLHLMSKKEVVESLKEPVEVYALFASLKMEGEVKMEELPVVCEFPDVFPEDVSDVPPKREVEFTIDLVPGTSPISMAPYRMSASEFEILLNELKKQLEELLEKKFIRPSVSPWGAPVLLDFSFILGQVCRGIHR; encoded by the exons gaggagctatgtgcgtttagtccacactacaacaccgtggaagctgagaatgacaagtgtgtcaagtttgaaagtgggttgcgcccggacatcaagcatcttatcggattttctcaaatccgagactttgcaactttggtggataagtgTCGTAtctgtgatgatgatggaaaggccaagactaactactacaaggccatgagtgacaagagaggaaaaggtcaagaccgtgggaagccttatggtgacaaggggaagaaggttgttgagactagtggtggaaagaagagaGGTGGTGGACAATGCTACAAGTGTGGTGAGTTGGGCCATAAGTCTTATGAGTGCCCAAagaaggtggacaagtgtttcaattgtgggagGCTAGGACACAAGTCGGATGTGTGTCAAGTGAAGGTgacttgtttcaattgtggtgaagagggtcacaagagtcctatgtgcaagaagccgaagaagactgtgggaaaggtgtttgctttgagtggagatgatgcggatcagggagataatctcattagaggtatgtgtttcatctataacactcctttaattgcgattattgatacgggagcaacacattcttttatatccgttgattgcatgaagcgtcttagtatacctgtgtctgaaatgtctggtcgtatggaaatagaaactcctgctaatggttctgtaactactcgtctcgtatgtcgtgactgtcccgtaaccgtgtttggtagacactttggaatgaacctagtgtgtatccaacttagtggAATAGATGTTATCTTTGGTATGAACTGGTTGATATTTAATCGAGTCCATATCAATTGTTGCGAGAAGACTGTTGTGTTTCCTAAACCGGAGGagagtttgcatttgatgagtaagaaggaagtagtagaatcgttgaaggaacctgtagaggtgtatgcgttgtttgcatccttgaagatgGAAGGTGAAGTCAAGATGGAAGAGTtaccggttgtttgtgaatttcccgatgtatttccggaagacgtgtcagatgtaccgccgaaaagagaagtagagtttacgatcgatttggtacctggtactagcccgatatctatggcaccgtatcgaatgtcagcgtcagagtttgaaattctg ttgaatgagttgaagaagcaactagaggaactacttgagaagaagtttattcgacctagtgtatcACCGTGGGGTGCACCGgtgttgttg gatttttcattcattcttggacAAGTTTGTCGTGGTATTCATCGATGA